The Etheostoma spectabile isolate EspeVRDwgs_2016 chromosome 1, UIUC_Espe_1.0, whole genome shotgun sequence genome has a segment encoding these proteins:
- the LOC116693204 gene encoding CDC42 small effector protein 2: MTEFWVCFSCCIAEQPQPKRRRRIDRSMIGEPTNFVHTTHVGSGDMGHGLASVDLVQAQMKSKGGYVHGGSEGSQL, encoded by the exons ATGACTGAGTTCTGGGTTTGTTTCAGCTGCTGCATTGCAGAGCAGCCACAACCT AAACGGCGGCGACGGATCGATCGCTCCATGATCGGGGAGCCAACTAACTTTGTTCACACCACACACGTAGGCTCGGGGGACATGGGCCATGGATTGGCATCA GTGGACCTTGTTCAAGCCCAGATGAAATCTAAAGGGGGCTACGTGCATGGAGGATCTGAAGGTTCTCAGTTGTAA
- the LOC116693142 gene encoding interferon regulatory factor 2 isoform X2, producing the protein MQQPGRLRLRPWLEEQIQSGRYPGVSWLDQPARIFQIPWKHAARHGWSIDRDATLFRSWAMHTGRYHPGKDKPDPKTWKANFRCALNSLSDICELREHSRKRGSNAYRVYRMMPSTQTHRRRRGLRLISRPRERQAGLVDDTHTTHAWQPTTTRPISATPEKVETHAEDIFGMWEAKPEDQEQNEAVFKLMDHLSNTDVWNLTGEQRGWRTHTLWDHWQCAGDDNQYSLHTENYSDLFGPNYIKELSDWSTHQQTLMP; encoded by the exons ATGCAACAACCAGGCCGGCTGAGGCTGAGGCCATGGCTGGAGGAGCAGATTCAGTCTGGGAGGTATCCAGGAGTTAGCTGGCTGGACCAG CCAGCACGGATCTTTCAAATCCCATGGAAACATGCCGCTCGTCATGGATGGAGTATTGACCGAGATGCTACACTCTTCAGGAGTTGGGCCATGCACACTG GACGGTACCATCCAGGCAAAGACAAGCCAGATCCCAAGACATGGAAGGCAAATTTCCGCTGTGCCTTGAATTCTCTGTCTGACATCTGTGAGCTGCGGGAGCACAGCAGGAAGAGAGGCAGCAATGCCTACAGAGTCTACAGGATGATGcccagcacacaaacacacagacgcagGAGAG GGCTGAGGTTGATAAGCAGGCCTCGAGAAAGACAGGCGGGTTTAGTTgatgatacacacacaacacatgcttGGCAACCCACAACAACAAGACCCATTTCAGCCACACCAGAGAAGGTGGAGACCCATGCAGAGGACATATTTG GTATGTGGGAGGCCAAACCAGAGGACCAGGAACAAAATGAGGCTGTATTTAAG TTGATGGACCACTTAAGCAACACTGACGTCTGGAACCTGACTGGGGAGCAGAGAGgatggagaacacacacactgtgggaCCACTGGCAAT GTGCTGGTGATGATAACCAATATTCTCTGCACACAGAGAACTACAGTGATCTGTTTGGTCCAAACTACATCAAGGAGCTTTCCGATTGGTCCACACATCAGCAAACACTGATGCCGTAG
- the LOC116693142 gene encoding interferon regulatory factor 2 isoform X3, whose amino-acid sequence MPLVMDGVLTEMLHSSGVGPCTLVGTPHQNKLFQLHGRYHPGKDKPDPKTWKANFRCALNSLSDICELREHSRKRGSNAYRVYRMMPSTQTHRRRRGLRLISRPRERQAGLVDDTHTTHAWQPTTTRPISATPEKVETHAEDIFGDAQTHGMWEAKPEDQEQNEAVFKLMDHLSNTDVWNLTGEQRGWRTHTLWDHWQCAGDDNQYSLHTENYSDLFGPNYIKELSDWSTHQQTLMP is encoded by the exons ATGCCGCTCGTCATGGATGGAGTATTGACCGAGATGCTACACTCTTCAGGAGTTGGGCCATGCACACTGGTAGGAACcccacaccaaaacaagttgttCCAGCTGCATG GACGGTACCATCCAGGCAAAGACAAGCCAGATCCCAAGACATGGAAGGCAAATTTCCGCTGTGCCTTGAATTCTCTGTCTGACATCTGTGAGCTGCGGGAGCACAGCAGGAAGAGAGGCAGCAATGCCTACAGAGTCTACAGGATGATGcccagcacacaaacacacagacgcagGAGAG GGCTGAGGTTGATAAGCAGGCCTCGAGAAAGACAGGCGGGTTTAGTTgatgatacacacacaacacatgcttGGCAACCCACAACAACAAGACCCATTTCAGCCACACCAGAGAAGGTGGAGACCCATGCAGAGGACATATTTGGTGACGCCCAAACGCATG GTATGTGGGAGGCCAAACCAGAGGACCAGGAACAAAATGAGGCTGTATTTAAG TTGATGGACCACTTAAGCAACACTGACGTCTGGAACCTGACTGGGGAGCAGAGAGgatggagaacacacacactgtgggaCCACTGGCAAT GTGCTGGTGATGATAACCAATATTCTCTGCACACAGAGAACTACAGTGATCTGTTTGGTCCAAACTACATCAAGGAGCTTTCCGATTGGTCCACACATCAGCAAACACTGATGCCGTAG
- the LOC116693142 gene encoding interferon regulatory factor 2 isoform X1 produces MQQPGRLRLRPWLEEQIQSGRYPGVSWLDQPARIFQIPWKHAARHGWSIDRDATLFRSWAMHTGRYHPGKDKPDPKTWKANFRCALNSLSDICELREHSRKRGSNAYRVYRMMPSTQTHRRRRGLRLISRPRERQAGLVDDTHTTHAWQPTTTRPISATPEKVETHAEDIFGDAQTHGMWEAKPEDQEQNEAVFKLMDHLSNTDVWNLTGEQRGWRTHTLWDHWQCAGDDNQYSLHTENYSDLFGPNYIKELSDWSTHQQTLMP; encoded by the exons ATGCAACAACCAGGCCGGCTGAGGCTGAGGCCATGGCTGGAGGAGCAGATTCAGTCTGGGAGGTATCCAGGAGTTAGCTGGCTGGACCAG CCAGCACGGATCTTTCAAATCCCATGGAAACATGCCGCTCGTCATGGATGGAGTATTGACCGAGATGCTACACTCTTCAGGAGTTGGGCCATGCACACTG GACGGTACCATCCAGGCAAAGACAAGCCAGATCCCAAGACATGGAAGGCAAATTTCCGCTGTGCCTTGAATTCTCTGTCTGACATCTGTGAGCTGCGGGAGCACAGCAGGAAGAGAGGCAGCAATGCCTACAGAGTCTACAGGATGATGcccagcacacaaacacacagacgcagGAGAG GGCTGAGGTTGATAAGCAGGCCTCGAGAAAGACAGGCGGGTTTAGTTgatgatacacacacaacacatgcttGGCAACCCACAACAACAAGACCCATTTCAGCCACACCAGAGAAGGTGGAGACCCATGCAGAGGACATATTTGGTGACGCCCAAACGCATG GTATGTGGGAGGCCAAACCAGAGGACCAGGAACAAAATGAGGCTGTATTTAAG TTGATGGACCACTTAAGCAACACTGACGTCTGGAACCTGACTGGGGAGCAGAGAGgatggagaacacacacactgtgggaCCACTGGCAAT GTGCTGGTGATGATAACCAATATTCTCTGCACACAGAGAACTACAGTGATCTGTTTGGTCCAAACTACATCAAGGAGCTTTCCGATTGGTCCACACATCAGCAAACACTGATGCCGTAG
- the LOC116693368 gene encoding uncharacterized protein LOC116693368 isoform X1, protein MELKWPVRDRISLVLLILVTISTGLYGQNLDCTNDYDSLVFCHFEAQNCSEYKLTFLSTSGDGEKHSNFTQCHTAQCCSVHNEILVIGESFLAKVWKGDDIMETKTINIRDSIKPKTPTIVSVNESNGNFHVKWKKNVKKSLRDNLTANVTYHKKGGAKTVSALVKPTPDEFSRYEILGQDLEPSTTYVVSVKSHIDLSEHVSDSSEEWEFTTPMSSTVLALAIIISLSFAAIILSAAVNSCYVKLNTKWRDTVAKCPNPKLLIMHPGKEEVLKPVPPIISSVCVEPLVPDDSKSWSKGSLGDTSSGSLQQSSGISTGSSGFSYANTEPCNVKASIREALLKALPNISPISHLITNPFTELNQDSGLLSSSYNPCGVRADDMSFGSSGFENKTYSILIPSGPHQNLTDSSEFQTHAEMLCDSPYHPIVGDVTCVDQHAPACPRVNFPPVVLSPMPTDMSYQQSNANSGGFSYAEDSSLSSVSSGTNTIAVCDPVSRVEGRLESFDEAACGATKLHGKTEGAIICDENPCYGIASAGSHSFPPVDDGYQAFQNLVEQPDTLFSEEKFLKKEERWNRYPEESFTKLPQSFLSPVVPGFINNVQGGQCLSEFLSLIPAHQSMPLITDSGYHSV, encoded by the exons ATGGAGTTAAAGTG GCCAGTTCGCGATAGGATATCCTTAGTCCTTCTTATTTTGGTGACTATTTCAACAGGTCTTTATG GCCAAAATCTTGACTGTACGAACGACTATGACTCACTGGTGTTTTGCCACTTTGAAGCGCAAAACTGCTCTGAATACAAGTTGACTTTCCTGAGCACCAGTGGAGATGG GGAGAAGCATAGCAATTTTACACAGTGTCACACCGCACAGTGTTGCTCTGTCCACAATGAGATACTTGTTATAGGGGAGTCTTTTTTAGCCAAAGTTTGGAAAGGAGACGATATCATGGAGACCAAAACCATCAACATCAGAGACAGCA TAAAGCCCAAAACCCCAACAATTGTCTCAGTGAATGAATCTAATGGGAATTTTCATGTCAAGTGGAAGAAGAACGTGAAGAAAAGTTTAAGAGATAACTTGACTGCTAATGTGACTTACCATAAAAAAGGAGGAGCAAAAACC GTGTCTGCTCTTGTCAAACCAACTCCTGACGAATTTAGTCGATATGAAATACTTGGTCAAGACTTGGAACCAAGTACGACATATGTGGTCAGCGTGAAAAGCCACATAGACTTGAGTGAACACGTCAGTGACAGTAGCGAAGAGTGGGAATTCACAACCC CCATGTCCTCCACTGTCCTGGCCTTGGCTATCATCATTAGCCTCAGTTTTGCTGCAATCATCCTCAGCGCGGCTGTAAATAGCTGTTATGTAAA GCTCAACACAAAATGGAGGGACACAGTTGCCAAATGTCCAAATCCTAAACTTCTTATTATGCATCCAGGCAAGGAAGAG GTCTTGAAGCCTGTGCCACCCATCATCTCGTCTGTCTGTGTTGAGCCCCTTGTTCCAGATGACAGCAAATCATG GTCGAAGGGGTCCCTGGGAGACACTAGCAGTGGGAGCCTTCAGCAAAGCAGTGGAATCAGTACTGGCTCTTCTGGTTTCAGTTATGCTAATACAGAACCTTGTAACGTTAAAGCCTCTATTCGGGAAGCCCTTCTTAAAGCCCTCCCCAACATCAGCCCAATATCACATTTAATCACCAATCCATTTACAGAATTAAACCAAGACAGTGGTTTGCTCTCCTCTTCCTACAATCCTTGTGGTGTCAGAGCTGATGACATGAGTTTTGGATCATCTggctttgaaaataaaacctacTCCATCCTCATTCCCAGCGGCCCACATCAGAATCTGACGGACAGCTCTGAGTTTCAGACGCACGCTGAAATGCTTTGTGACTCTCCATACCATCCTATTGTGGGTGACGTGACCTGTGTGGACCAGCACGCACCAGCTTGTCCGCGTGTTAATTTTCCACCTGTGGTTTTATCTCCAATGCCAACAGACATGTCATATCAGCAAAGCAATGCCAATTCTGGGGGATTTTCATATGCAGAAGATTCCAGTTTGTCCTCCGTCTCTAGTGGCACCAACACAATTGCGGTATGTGATCCTGTGTCCAGAGTCGAGGGCAGGTTGGAGAGCTTCGATGAGGCTGCCTGTGGTGCGACAAAACTACATGGAAAAACTGAAGGGGCAATTATTTGTGATGAAAACCCCTGCTACGGCATTGCCTCTGCAGGCTCACACAGCTTTCCTCCAGTGGATGACGGCTACCAGGCATTTCAGAATCTGGTGGAGCAGCCTGATACTTTGTTTTCAGAGGAGAAGTTTCTTAAGAAAGAGGAACGTTGGAACAGATACCCCGAGGAATCCTTCACCAAGCTGCCTCAAAGCTTCTTAAGCCCAGTTGTCCCAGGCTTTATTAACAATGTCCAGGGTGGCCAGTGTCTCTCTGAGTTCCTCTCTTTGATCCCTGCTCACCAGTCTATGCCACTAATCACAGACAGCGGCTATCATAGTGTGTAG
- the LOC116693368 gene encoding uncharacterized protein LOC116693368 isoform X2 encodes MELKWPVRDRISLVLLILVTISTGLYGQNLDCTNDYDSLVFCHFEAQNCSEYKLTFLSTSGDGEKHSNFTQCHTAQCCSVHNEILVIGESFLAKVWKGDDIMETKTINIRDSIKPKTPTIVSVNESNGNFHVKWKKNVKKSLRDNLTANVTYHKKGGAKKVSALVKPTPDEFSRYEILGQDLEPSTTYVVSVKSHIDLSEHVSDSSEEWEFTTPMSSTVLALAIIISLSFAAIILSAAVNSCYVKLNTKWRDTVAKCPNPKLLIMHPGKEEVLKPVPPIISSVCVEPLVPDDSKSWSKGSLGDTSSGSLQQSSGISTGSSGFSYANTEPCNVKASIREALLKALPNISPISHLITNPFTELNQDSGLLSSSYNPCGVRADDMSFGSSGFENKTYSILIPSGPHQNLTDSSEFQTHAEMLCDSPYHPIVGDVTCVDQHAPACPRVNFPPVVLSPMPTDMSYQQSNANSGGFSYAEDSSLSSVSSGTNTIAVCDPVSRVEGRLESIICDENPCYGIASAGSHSFPPVDDGYQAFQNLVEQPDTLFSEEKFLKKEERWNRYPEESFTKLPQSFLSPVVPGFINNVQGGQCLSEFLSLIPAHQSMPLITDSGYHSV; translated from the exons ATGGAGTTAAAGTG GCCAGTTCGCGATAGGATATCCTTAGTCCTTCTTATTTTGGTGACTATTTCAACAGGTCTTTATG GCCAAAATCTTGACTGTACGAACGACTATGACTCACTGGTGTTTTGCCACTTTGAAGCGCAAAACTGCTCTGAATACAAGTTGACTTTCCTGAGCACCAGTGGAGATGG GGAGAAGCATAGCAATTTTACACAGTGTCACACCGCACAGTGTTGCTCTGTCCACAATGAGATACTTGTTATAGGGGAGTCTTTTTTAGCCAAAGTTTGGAAAGGAGACGATATCATGGAGACCAAAACCATCAACATCAGAGACAGCA TAAAGCCCAAAACCCCAACAATTGTCTCAGTGAATGAATCTAATGGGAATTTTCATGTCAAGTGGAAGAAGAACGTGAAGAAAAGTTTAAGAGATAACTTGACTGCTAATGTGACTTACCATAAAAAAGGAGGAGCAAAAA AGGTGTCTGCTCTTGTCAAACCAACTCCTGACGAATTTAGTCGATATGAAATACTTGGTCAAGACTTGGAACCAAGTACGACATATGTGGTCAGCGTGAAAAGCCACATAGACTTGAGTGAACACGTCAGTGACAGTAGCGAAGAGTGGGAATTCACAACCC CCATGTCCTCCACTGTCCTGGCCTTGGCTATCATCATTAGCCTCAGTTTTGCTGCAATCATCCTCAGCGCGGCTGTAAATAGCTGTTATGTAAA GCTCAACACAAAATGGAGGGACACAGTTGCCAAATGTCCAAATCCTAAACTTCTTATTATGCATCCAGGCAAGGAAGAG GTCTTGAAGCCTGTGCCACCCATCATCTCGTCTGTCTGTGTTGAGCCCCTTGTTCCAGATGACAGCAAATCATG GTCGAAGGGGTCCCTGGGAGACACTAGCAGTGGGAGCCTTCAGCAAAGCAGTGGAATCAGTACTGGCTCTTCTGGTTTCAGTTATGCTAATACAGAACCTTGTAACGTTAAAGCCTCTATTCGGGAAGCCCTTCTTAAAGCCCTCCCCAACATCAGCCCAATATCACATTTAATCACCAATCCATTTACAGAATTAAACCAAGACAGTGGTTTGCTCTCCTCTTCCTACAATCCTTGTGGTGTCAGAGCTGATGACATGAGTTTTGGATCATCTggctttgaaaataaaacctacTCCATCCTCATTCCCAGCGGCCCACATCAGAATCTGACGGACAGCTCTGAGTTTCAGACGCACGCTGAAATGCTTTGTGACTCTCCATACCATCCTATTGTGGGTGACGTGACCTGTGTGGACCAGCACGCACCAGCTTGTCCGCGTGTTAATTTTCCACCTGTGGTTTTATCTCCAATGCCAACAGACATGTCATATCAGCAAAGCAATGCCAATTCTGGGGGATTTTCATATGCAGAAGATTCCAGTTTGTCCTCCGTCTCTAGTGGCACCAACACAATTGCGGTATGTGATCCTGTGTCCAGAGTCGAGGGCAGGTTGGAGAGC ATTATTTGTGATGAAAACCCCTGCTACGGCATTGCCTCTGCAGGCTCACACAGCTTTCCTCCAGTGGATGACGGCTACCAGGCATTTCAGAATCTGGTGGAGCAGCCTGATACTTTGTTTTCAGAGGAGAAGTTTCTTAAGAAAGAGGAACGTTGGAACAGATACCCCGAGGAATCCTTCACCAAGCTGCCTCAAAGCTTCTTAAGCCCAGTTGTCCCAGGCTTTATTAACAATGTCCAGGGTGGCCAGTGTCTCTCTGAGTTCCTCTCTTTGATCCCTGCTCACCAGTCTATGCCACTAATCACAGACAGCGGCTATCATAGTGTGTAG